From the genome of Candidatus Electrothrix communis, one region includes:
- a CDS encoding sigma-54 dependent transcriptional regulator, producing MDAENILKHILVVDDEENMRHMLSVLLTGEGYLVETAVDGMEAVRLLKDKIFDFVLCDIRMPKMDGLAFLKAAESVEHGATVIMMSAFGSVDTALEAMKQGAYDFISKPFKTDEVVLVLKKAEERERLRRENIRLKRKIAELEKKSGFGAMIGKSKAMQEVFTLAEKVAEHPTTVLITGESGTGKELVAAGIHTKSGRVDEPFIAVNCGSVPENLLESEFFGYVRGAFTGADRDKKGLFEEADQGTLFLDEIAELPLSLQVKLLRVLQEQEIRPVGSAQRKKIDVRILAATARDISEEVQQGRFREDLFYRLNVINIQVPPLRNRSEDIPVLCDYFVKKFTKSLNRPDIEGLSHAALQQLLVHAWPGNVRELENVLERAVILTEGPHILPENLPENIQGSRADNVVDFLVGISSIKEGRRMVEERLIRQALEATQGNKSQAAQILEISYPSLLSKIKDYRVSGP from the coding sequence ATGGATGCTGAAAATATTTTAAAGCATATCCTTGTTGTTGATGATGAGGAAAATATGCGCCATATGTTGTCCGTTTTGCTTACTGGAGAGGGCTATCTGGTGGAGACGGCTGTGGACGGTATGGAGGCTGTCAGGTTATTGAAGGATAAAATCTTTGATTTTGTGCTCTGCGATATCAGAATGCCGAAAATGGACGGATTGGCCTTTCTCAAGGCAGCAGAATCAGTTGAGCATGGTGCCACGGTGATTATGATGTCTGCTTTCGGTTCCGTGGATACAGCCCTTGAGGCGATGAAGCAGGGGGCCTATGATTTTATCTCCAAACCTTTTAAGACCGATGAAGTGGTCCTGGTGCTGAAAAAGGCTGAGGAGCGAGAGCGGTTACGGCGGGAGAATATTCGTCTTAAAAGGAAAATTGCTGAGTTGGAGAAAAAGTCCGGCTTCGGGGCGATGATTGGGAAAAGTAAGGCCATGCAGGAGGTGTTCACCTTGGCCGAAAAGGTAGCAGAGCATCCGACCACTGTGCTGATCACCGGTGAGTCTGGCACAGGCAAGGAACTGGTGGCTGCTGGTATCCATACCAAAAGTGGCAGGGTGGATGAGCCGTTTATTGCGGTGAACTGCGGCAGTGTCCCGGAAAATTTGTTGGAAAGTGAATTTTTCGGCTATGTGCGTGGTGCCTTTACCGGCGCAGATCGTGATAAAAAGGGCCTTTTTGAAGAGGCGGATCAGGGAACCCTTTTTCTTGATGAGATCGCTGAGCTTCCTTTATCTCTGCAGGTGAAATTGTTGCGGGTCTTGCAGGAACAGGAAATCCGACCAGTGGGTTCTGCGCAGAGGAAGAAAATTGATGTGCGCATTCTTGCTGCCACAGCCAGAGATATCAGCGAGGAAGTGCAGCAAGGGCGTTTTCGCGAAGATCTGTTTTATCGGCTGAATGTGATTAATATCCAGGTGCCGCCGTTGCGTAATCGGAGTGAGGATATCCCTGTCCTGTGCGATTATTTTGTTAAAAAATTTACAAAAAGTCTGAACAGACCGGATATTGAGGGGCTGAGTCATGCTGCTCTACAGCAGCTACTTGTCCATGCCTGGCCGGGTAATGTCCGTGAATTGGAAAACGTGTTGGAGCGGGCCGTAATTCTGACGGAAGGGCCGCATATCTTGCCGGAAAATCTCCCTGAAAATATTCAGGGAAGCCGTGCTGATAATGTTGTTGATTTTTTAGTTGGAATTTCCTCGATCAAGGAGGGAAGAAGGATGGTGGAGGAGCGGCTCATCCGGCAGGCTCTTGAGGCCACCCAAGGCAATAAAAGTCAGGCAGCACAGATTCTTGAAATTAGTTATCCTTCGTTGCTGAGTAAGATTAAGGACTACAGGGTGAGTGGACCGTAA
- a CDS encoding PilW family protein translates to MQRREQKENGFTLIEVMVSMVIASFVFAGIYGVYTIQQRSYTVQEQVSEMQQKGRAALDFLVRDIRMARYNDPDGACTSGDMAVWSAGPASFTFDTCDQSNTQQTVTYSLIVDNTKEPPAYRLVRTVGTGTAQTIAEDIEAVEFFYTIENNTEPVTFTSMLTVPAANMAQIRSVQISLLIRSTYPDRKHRDGVPYYPASELPDPPPAVFPPPVWDINGTTVNGTGNPPTTDPCDDELDRCHYHRRLLITTVKMRNMGL, encoded by the coding sequence ATGCAGAGAAGAGAACAAAAGGAGAACGGATTCACCTTAATTGAAGTTATGGTCTCTATGGTGATTGCCAGTTTTGTATTTGCCGGGATTTACGGGGTGTATACAATTCAACAGAGGAGTTATACCGTCCAGGAGCAAGTGAGTGAAATGCAGCAAAAGGGCCGGGCTGCTTTGGATTTTTTGGTGCGGGATATTCGGATGGCCAGGTATAACGATCCAGACGGGGCCTGTACCAGCGGAGATATGGCGGTGTGGTCTGCTGGGCCAGCATCTTTTACTTTTGATACCTGTGATCAGTCAAATACGCAACAAACTGTAACGTATAGTCTCATTGTAGATAATACGAAAGAACCACCTGCTTATAGGCTTGTTAGAACAGTTGGCACCGGAACAGCCCAGACCATAGCGGAAGATATTGAAGCCGTGGAGTTTTTCTATACAATTGAGAATAATACTGAGCCTGTTACCTTTACCTCTATGCTGACGGTTCCAGCGGCAAATATGGCTCAGATTCGTTCTGTCCAGATTTCCCTGTTGATTCGGTCGACATATCCAGATCGTAAACATAGAGACGGGGTGCCGTATTACCCGGCATCAGAGCTTCCTGATCCTCCTCCGGCGGTTTTTCCTCCGCCGGTTTGGGATATTAACGGAACAACTGTGAACGGAACCGGTAATCCGCCAACCACAGACCCTTGCGATGATGAATTGGATCGCTGCCATTATCATCGTCGGCTTCTGATCACAACAGTAAAAATGCGTAATATGGGATTATAG
- a CDS encoding GspH/FimT family pseudopilin, producing the protein MKQEASRRKEVYGFSLVELILVIALLGVLSAVVVPSFLKNLPELRLKNAARNLHADLQKARLLAVKENRKVTVRFHEAGGYYYIDEDEKGTTGHKEWNPDEMKADLADYGGVIYGQGSAAKNWNNDLISRVVPYQDISFKTTGTATPASIYLQYQNENGIIYAVTTTSYGTVKVRRFSGLSWE; encoded by the coding sequence ATGAAGCAGGAAGCATCCAGAAGGAAGGAGGTTTACGGGTTCTCCTTGGTTGAGTTGATATTGGTGATTGCTCTTTTGGGAGTGCTATCAGCTGTTGTTGTGCCAAGTTTCCTGAAAAACTTACCAGAACTGCGGCTTAAAAACGCTGCCCGAAATTTGCATGCGGATCTGCAAAAAGCACGATTGCTGGCGGTGAAGGAGAACAGAAAGGTGACCGTTCGATTTCATGAGGCAGGGGGATATTATTATATAGATGAGGATGAAAAGGGGACTACTGGACATAAAGAATGGAATCCTGATGAAATGAAAGCAGATCTGGCTGATTACGGTGGCGTGATATACGGGCAGGGCAGTGCTGCAAAGAATTGGAATAACGACTTGATCAGCCGAGTTGTGCCGTATCAGGATATCAGCTTTAAAACAACCGGAACAGCGACACCCGCCAGTATCTACCTGCAATATCAGAATGAAAATGGCATAATATATGCTGTCACCACAACAAGTTACGGAACAGTCAAGGTGAGAAGATTCAGCGGCTTGTCCTGGGAGTAA
- a CDS encoding pilus assembly PilX N-terminal domain-containing protein — MKKTVNRLDNQEGFVLIAALLILLVLTVMGIAVNRGTMTEWRIAMNDREQKETFYEADAATELAAEVLVQNIACMGFNENEKGMVLRGVDKDHHAYIKHHAVGFWRFYAPDGTAVPSYGLDRDVDGVLDGVPNGEWDCDTDSTPDEVGNNVSMDYDCPTNRTVPAWDIVYPAAFKDGSNELDPDPADFSWEKTIKGESGEPFVNNKPFALIKIGGETKAKKGSALEMSAGYLGLGQGIAGGGTELVYNINVRQRGRNGSESVLCIRYAHVLGNEGNCNYTAP, encoded by the coding sequence ATGAAAAAGACAGTTAATCGTCTGGACAATCAGGAGGGTTTTGTGCTGATTGCGGCCCTGCTTATCCTGCTCGTTCTTACCGTTATGGGGATAGCGGTTAACCGAGGAACTATGACCGAGTGGCGGATCGCTATGAATGACCGTGAACAAAAAGAAACGTTCTACGAAGCGGATGCAGCCACAGAATTAGCGGCTGAGGTGCTGGTGCAGAATATCGCCTGTATGGGGTTTAATGAAAATGAAAAAGGTATGGTGCTGAGAGGGGTGGATAAGGATCATCATGCGTACATTAAACACCATGCGGTTGGTTTCTGGCGTTTTTATGCGCCTGACGGGACAGCGGTTCCCTCTTACGGCTTAGATCGGGACGTCGACGGTGTGCTTGATGGTGTGCCTAACGGAGAATGGGATTGCGATACGGATAGTACGCCTGACGAGGTCGGAAACAATGTTTCAATGGATTATGACTGCCCTACTAATCGAACTGTCCCGGCTTGGGATATCGTCTATCCGGCAGCCTTTAAAGATGGCTCTAATGAGCTAGATCCTGATCCAGCTGACTTTAGCTGGGAGAAGACGATCAAAGGTGAATCCGGTGAGCCTTTTGTGAATAACAAGCCTTTTGCGCTTATAAAAATTGGCGGGGAAACAAAGGCCAAAAAAGGTTCTGCCTTGGAGATGTCAGCCGGGTATCTCGGTCTTGGGCAAGGGATAGCAGGCGGTGGCACAGAGCTTGTGTATAATATCAATGTTCGCCAGCGCGGAAGAAACGGGAGCGAGTCGGTTCTCTGTATTAGGTATGCTCATGTCCTTGGTAATGAGGGGAATTGTAATTATACTGCCCCATAA
- a CDS encoding prepilin-type N-terminal cleavage/methylation domain-containing protein, which yields MAIENRIRQDGFTLIETMIAMVVFTIGILGLFGMQTTAIKENLTANSITSGSAWAMDQVEQLLNQDYENLLDTDSDGNNCGGLDDWGDNADGSKVSGDVEPIYKIYWNIARGCSLTNVTFTPTTPENEIYSPKHLRIIVTRENGGGVEREFAVFNYIKQNVL from the coding sequence ATGGCAATAGAAAATAGGATTCGGCAGGACGGATTCACCCTGATTGAGACCATGATAGCGATGGTAGTCTTCACCATCGGAATCCTCGGTCTTTTCGGGATGCAGACCACGGCAATCAAAGAAAATCTTACTGCAAACTCGATTACCAGCGGGTCGGCATGGGCCATGGATCAGGTGGAACAGCTGTTGAATCAGGATTATGAAAACCTTCTTGATACTGATAGTGACGGAAATAATTGCGGAGGGTTGGACGACTGGGGCGATAATGCAGACGGGAGTAAAGTGAGCGGTGATGTCGAGCCGATTTACAAGATTTATTGGAATATTGCACGGGGATGTAGCTTAACCAATGTTACGTTTACTCCCACTACCCCTGAAAATGAGATATACAGCCCGAAACATTTGCGGATTATCGTGACCAGAGAGAATGGTGGTGGTGTTGAGAGGGAATTTGCTGTATTTAATTATATTAAACAGAATGTACTTTAA
- a CDS encoding prepilin-type N-terminal cleavage/methylation domain-containing protein — protein MKRNKKISDSAGFTFPELMIVIAIIGVMAAIGLPGLLRGLPEKRLKHATRNLYADLQKARLLAVKENRTAANPANVIFDTVEGTYSYPEGDGTSVVNLVDLYGDVIYGCDVAFNAGIKNAWRLSTDDPDDTVPESGLTSNIINFTNLGGANSEDVYLQSMNDTTVCYAVTVSPLGVVKVLRYYDSVWR, from the coding sequence ATGAAGAGAAACAAGAAAATAAGTGATTCGGCAGGCTTTACGTTTCCTGAATTGATGATAGTTATAGCTATTATCGGTGTGATGGCTGCTATTGGATTGCCGGGTCTTTTGCGCGGCCTGCCGGAAAAACGACTGAAACATGCGACGAGAAATCTCTATGCGGATTTACAAAAAGCGAGGTTGCTGGCGGTGAAGGAGAATAGAACCGCAGCAAATCCCGCAAATGTTATCTTTGATACAGTTGAGGGAACATATTCCTATCCGGAAGGAGACGGTACGTCTGTGGTGAACTTGGTCGATCTTTACGGAGATGTAATCTATGGGTGTGATGTAGCGTTTAACGCAGGAATTAAGAATGCCTGGAGGCTGTCTACTGACGACCCTGATGATACAGTTCCTGAATCGGGCCTGACAAGTAATATTATTAACTTTACTAACCTCGGGGGGGCTAATTCGGAGGATGTCTATTTGCAAAGCATGAATGATACAACCGTTTGTTATGCCGTGACAGTATCGCCTCTGGGGGTTGTTAAGGTCTTGCGATATTACGATTCCGTTTGGAGATAG